From Girardinichthys multiradiatus isolate DD_20200921_A chromosome 3, DD_fGirMul_XY1, whole genome shotgun sequence, the proteins below share one genomic window:
- the si:dkey-199f5.8 gene encoding beta-1,4-galactosyltransferase 3 gives MVTLQSKWRFLFMFLGIQLVVMALLSREGYHKRVSYFIRIFRKGDAAGPQLRNRTSAAFSGGDVYANLSHLSKGHSHGDEMPYCPKTSPLIGGPIHVSFPSGLTLAEVQRKNPLVVRGGRYRPPYCEPRHKTAIIIPHRHREHHLKFLLYYLHPFLQRQQLNYGIYVIHQAGNYTFNRAKLMNVGFREAMREEDWDCLFFHDVDLIPEDDRNLYVCDANPKHAAIAMDKFGYKLPYKMYFGGVSALSPLHYLKMNGFPNNYWGWGGEDDDIGVRVSLGGMYISRPSLKVGRYKMIKHKLDKGNDVNPKRFNMLAKTRQTWKMDGMNTCEYELLSRKYLPLYTNITVNIGTESGLHSPAQKLKAAPEPVEKPAEKPAEKPAEKPAEKPAANSSTKRDKEPPAVK, from the exons ATGGTTACATTACAGTCCAAATGGCGCTTCCTGTTCATGTTCCTGGGCATCCAGCTGGTCGTCATGGCGCTGCTGTCCCGGGAGGGATACCACAAACGGGTCAGCTACTTTATCCGGATCTTCCGCAAGGGGGACGCGGCAGGTCCACAGCTCCGGAACCGTACGAGCGCCGCCTTCAGTGGAGGGGACGTTTATGCCAACCTGTCCCATCTGTCCAAAGGACACAGCCATGGAGACGAAATGCCTTACTGCCCAAAGACGTCCCCCCTGATAG GGGGGCCGATCCACGTCAGCTTCCCGTCCGGCCTCACCCTGGCTGAGGTTCAGAGGAAAAACCCCCTGGTGGTGCGAGGAGGGCGCTACAGGCCGCCCTACTGCGAGCCCAGACACAAGACGGCCATCATCATCCCCCACCGGCACCGAGAGCATCACCTAAAGTTCCTGCTCTACTACCTGCATCCGTTCCTGCAGCGGCAGCAGCTCAACTACGGGATCTACGTCATCCACCAG GCGGGAAATTACACCTTTAACCGAGCCAAGCTGATGAACGTTGGTTTCCGAGAGGCCATGAGGGAGGAGGACTGGGATTGTCTCTTCTTCCATGACGTCGACCTCATCCCAGAGGACGACCGCAACCTTTACGTCTGCGACGCCAACCCCAAGCATGCCGCCATCGCCATGGACAAGTTCGGCTACAA GCTTCCGTACAAGATGTACTTTGGAGGAGTGTCGGCTCTGTCGCCACTGCACTACCTCAAGATGAACGGCTTCCCCAACAACTACTGGGGCTGGGGTGGAGAGGACGACGACATTGGAGTCAG GGTTTCTCTGGGTGGGATGTACATCAGCCGGCCGTCCCTGAAAGTCGGCCGCTACAAAATGATCAAACACAAGCTGGACAAAGGCAACGACGTGAACCCGAAGAG GTTCAACATGCTGGCAAAGACACGTCAGACCTGGAAGATGGACGGGATGAACACATGTGAATATGAGCTCCTCTCTCGCAAATACCTGCCTCTCTACACCAACATCACCGTCAACATTGGTACCGAGTCCGGCCTGCACTCGCCGGCTCAGAAACTCAAGGCTGCTCCCGAACCTGTGGAGAAACCTGCAGAGAAACCTGCAGAGAAACCTGCAGAGAAACCTGCAGAGA